Proteins co-encoded in one Balneolaceae bacterium genomic window:
- a CDS encoding ParB/RepB/Spo0J family partition protein, with product MSKKVLGRGLGAFFPEYKEDSDDQEKSQNTKTAVPIEPADRVNIVLEIPVNNIRPNPHQPRSDFKEEALEQLATSIKKHGLIQPITVRHIGEKRFELISGERRLRATKLAGLKKIPAYIREANDEQIIAFALIENIQREELNPLEISMGYQRLIDECDYTQNEVAERVGKNRSTVTNMLRLLQLPAFIQAALRDESISTGHARSLINVKNEDDQKKLLKEIQKKDLSVRQTEELVKSYDKKKEQKSSKKPAPKNNPFLDDVSKRLRKQLSTKVNIKQKAKGGEIRIEYYSDEDLERLIQLFDEMG from the coding sequence ATGTCTAAAAAAGTGTTAGGTAGAGGTCTTGGAGCTTTTTTTCCTGAGTATAAAGAGGATTCAGATGATCAGGAAAAATCACAAAATACCAAGACCGCCGTACCTATAGAGCCCGCTGATCGTGTAAATATTGTTCTGGAAATTCCAGTAAACAATATCCGCCCCAATCCGCATCAACCCAGAAGCGATTTTAAAGAGGAAGCTCTTGAACAATTGGCAACATCCATCAAGAAACATGGATTAATTCAGCCTATAACTGTTCGCCATATAGGGGAGAAACGATTTGAGCTCATCAGTGGAGAACGCAGGTTACGAGCAACTAAACTTGCCGGACTGAAGAAGATTCCTGCATACATCCGTGAAGCAAATGATGAACAGATAATTGCTTTTGCTTTGATTGAAAATATACAGCGGGAAGAATTAAATCCTCTCGAAATTTCGATGGGTTATCAACGCTTAATTGACGAATGTGATTACACACAAAATGAAGTAGCTGAGAGGGTTGGGAAAAACCGTTCTACAGTTACCAATATGCTGCGACTCCTGCAACTTCCGGCATTTATTCAGGCCGCACTGCGGGATGAATCCATTTCAACCGGTCATGCCCGGTCATTGATCAATGTAAAAAATGAGGATGACCAGAAGAAGCTTCTGAAAGAAATTCAAAAGAAAGATTTGTCTGTTCGGCAAACGGAAGAGCTTGTAAAGTCTTACGATAAAAAGAAAGAACAGAAATCTTCAAAAAAACCTGCCCCAAAAAACAACCCGTTTTTAGATGATGTTTCAAAACGACTGCGAAAACAGCTAAGTACGAAAGTAAACATCAAACAAAAGGCAAAGGGAGGAGAGATCCGGATTGAGTACTACTCGGATGAAGATTTAGAACGATTGATTCAACTTTTCGATGAAATGGGTTAA
- a CDS encoding type II toxin-antitoxin system VapC family toxin encodes MSIPVIDACVAIKWFLPETGYEMAGEIFKSHNKMMAPDLFFIEFDAVVTKKVRQKLVDREDANKMYQEIRNIPFEIIPYSLISNIAFDLSSALSISLYDACYLAVAIEFDEKIFTADKRFFNGMKNTPFGHHLEYV; translated from the coding sequence ATGAGCATTCCTGTTATTGATGCGTGTGTGGCCATTAAATGGTTTCTGCCTGAAACGGGTTACGAAATGGCCGGGGAGATCTTTAAAAGCCATAACAAAATGATGGCTCCGGATCTTTTTTTCATTGAATTTGATGCGGTTGTCACCAAAAAAGTCCGCCAAAAACTGGTTGACAGAGAGGACGCGAATAAAATGTATCAGGAGATTAGAAACATTCCTTTTGAAATAATTCCATATTCTTTGATTTCGAACATCGCTTTTGATCTCTCTTCGGCTCTTTCCATTTCTTTATATGATGCATGTTATTTAGCGGTTGCAATAGAGTTTGATGAAAAAATATTTACTGCTGATAAACGATTTTTTAACGGAATGAAAAATACTCCCTTTGGGCATCATCTTGAATATGTCTGA
- a CDS encoding tetratricopeptide repeat protein produces MKSLKIILTQCLAAVIMLGFAELSMAQDEARGEAIQLYNQAQEMAGQNQLDQAITLYRDALSVARENELTDIVDLIEERLPRIYGTRASRAYQQYQSERSMEAINTAIEYFQESQEVAEEFGNDQVAQQARGAVPQLIYVRSVLHFRQENYEEALADLNRALELNPNYAVAQYQKAIVMKRMEPSDVEGWLAQFDRAIEIAQQTNNTQALNNARENAAEELVFRAVNLSEERQFSRAIELLNRARNYNESSHNIPYRLAEIANKRANWSDAESHARESLELHNGGVSDKAKIYFELGTALKGQGNFEAACSAFENARYGDFTEPANHELQFELKCEGHSASGR; encoded by the coding sequence ATGAAATCACTTAAAATTATACTTACACAATGCCTGGCAGCTGTTATTATGTTGGGTTTCGCAGAATTATCAATGGCTCAGGACGAAGCGAGGGGTGAGGCTATTCAGCTTTATAACCAAGCACAGGAAATGGCCGGGCAAAATCAATTAGACCAGGCAATTACTCTCTACAGAGATGCACTCAGTGTTGCTCGAGAAAATGAATTGACTGATATAGTGGATCTGATTGAAGAACGGCTTCCAAGAATTTATGGCACCCGGGCTTCACGAGCTTATCAGCAGTATCAAAGTGAACGCTCAATGGAAGCAATAAATACAGCGATTGAATATTTCCAGGAGTCGCAGGAAGTAGCTGAAGAGTTTGGAAACGACCAGGTTGCACAACAGGCAAGGGGCGCAGTACCACAACTTATATATGTGAGATCTGTACTCCATTTCAGACAAGAGAATTATGAGGAGGCATTAGCAGACCTGAACAGGGCTCTTGAATTAAATCCCAATTATGCTGTTGCACAGTATCAAAAAGCTATAGTTATGAAGAGAATGGAGCCCTCGGATGTAGAAGGCTGGCTGGCTCAATTTGACAGGGCAATTGAAATTGCACAGCAAACAAATAACACTCAAGCACTTAATAATGCTCGTGAAAATGCAGCAGAGGAGCTTGTTTTCCGCGCTGTAAATCTTTCGGAGGAAAGACAGTTTAGCAGAGCTATTGAACTCCTGAACAGAGCACGAAACTATAATGAATCATCGCATAACATCCCTTACAGATTAGCTGAAATTGCAAATAAACGGGCCAACTGGTCTGATGCAGAATCGCATGCCAGAGAATCACTGGAACTGCATAATGGCGGTGTAAGTGACAAAGCAAAAATATACTTTGAACTTGGCACAGCTTTGAAAGGACAAGGTAACTTCGAAGCGGCATGTTCTGCATTTGAAAACGCAAGATATGGTGATTTTACAGAACCAGCGAACCACGAACTTCAATTTGAGTTGAAGTGCGAAGGGCATTCAGCCAGCGGAAGATAG
- a CDS encoding 3-hydroxyacyl-CoA dehydrogenase NAD-binding domain-containing protein, giving the protein MKKRIHIGVVGAGTMGSGIAQIAATHGHEVYLFDAYKDQLEKSEQGLLKILNRQVTKDRMTQKEMDGILNRIHFVDHLNDFDSCEIVFEAIIENLQAKKDQFARLEGIVKRSCILATNTSSLSIASISSALKKPGRFLGVHFFNPAPVMNLVEIIPGISTSGEITEKVQSLISDWKKVTVIAKDTPGFIVNRVARPFYGEALRIYEEGIADVATIDWAMKEIGGFKMGPFELMDLVGNDVNYEVTETIFKEFYYDPRFKPSFAQKRLVEAGRYGKKTGIGFYNYDDPSKNPEPNKDKKIGQKVFNRILTMLINEAADAVFMNVASIEEVDLAMKNGVNYPKGLLEWADEIGLGVILNRIEALQEMYGEDRYRPNPLLKRKAAKGEQFYE; this is encoded by the coding sequence GTGAAAAAACGCATACATATAGGAGTTGTTGGAGCCGGAACGATGGGGTCCGGAATTGCCCAAATCGCAGCCACGCATGGTCATGAAGTTTACCTGTTTGATGCGTATAAAGATCAGCTCGAAAAATCAGAACAGGGACTTCTGAAAATTCTGAACCGCCAGGTGACAAAAGACCGGATGACACAAAAAGAGATGGATGGTATACTCAACAGAATTCATTTTGTCGATCACCTGAATGATTTTGATAGCTGTGAGATCGTGTTTGAAGCGATTATTGAAAATCTCCAGGCAAAAAAAGATCAGTTTGCCAGGCTTGAGGGAATTGTAAAAAGATCATGTATTTTGGCAACCAACACCTCCTCCCTCTCCATCGCTTCCATATCTTCTGCCCTCAAAAAACCTGGACGATTTCTTGGAGTTCATTTTTTTAATCCTGCTCCGGTTATGAATCTTGTGGAGATCATCCCGGGAATATCAACATCCGGTGAGATTACTGAGAAAGTTCAATCACTCATCAGCGATTGGAAAAAAGTGACTGTTATCGCAAAAGATACTCCCGGATTTATTGTCAATCGTGTAGCTCGTCCGTTTTATGGTGAAGCTCTCCGAATATATGAAGAAGGAATTGCGGATGTTGCAACCATCGACTGGGCAATGAAAGAGATCGGCGGTTTTAAAATGGGACCGTTTGAGTTGATGGATCTCGTGGGGAATGATGTGAATTATGAAGTAACGGAGACCATCTTTAAAGAGTTTTACTATGATCCCCGGTTCAAACCTTCATTTGCACAAAAGCGCCTTGTAGAAGCCGGCAGATATGGCAAGAAGACAGGTATCGGCTTCTATAACTATGATGATCCGTCAAAAAATCCCGAGCCAAACAAGGATAAAAAAATTGGGCAAAAAGTTTTCAATCGGATTTTAACGATGCTGATCAATGAAGCCGCCGATGCCGTTTTTATGAATGTAGCATCGATCGAGGAGGTTGATCTGGCGATGAAAAATGGCGTAAACTATCCTAAGGGACTTCTTGAATGGGCGGATGAAATCGGCCTGGGTGTAATTTTAAACAGGATAGAAGCTCTCCAGGAGATGTATGGCGAAGATCGGTATCGCCCCAATCCTTTGCTAAAACGGAAAGCAGCGAAAGGAGAACAGTTTTATGAGTGA
- the tkt gene encoding transketolase, with protein MSTTNTIDQACANTIRGLAMDAVQEANSGHPGMPMGMADVAYVLWTKFLKHNPKNPNWFDRDRFILSAGHGSMLLYSLLHLTGYDLPLDELKNFRQLGSKTPGHPEFGLTPGVETTTGPLGQGLGTGVGMAIAEEFLAETFNKDQFNLIDHYTYAIVSDGDLMEGISHESASLAGHLKLSKLIYLYDSNKISIEGSTDLAFTDNTKQRFEAYGWDVQVIDGHDHTQIEEAIKKAKKTDTPSLIECKSKIGFGSPNKEGTADSHGAPLGEDEIKITKEKLGLNPDEKFQVSDDVYEHMSKAVEAGAKLENKWNDKLSAYEKDFPDESELFKNFVSRKTPDNWDEILPEFDADENGMASRKASGVVLNSIGKHILNLLGGSADLAGSTKTEMEHVSSFSAENRMGRNFHYGVREHGMAAALNGMALHGGIIPYGGTFLVFSDYNKPSIRIAAISEIPSIFVFTHDSIGLGEDGPTHQPIEHLGALRATPNVHLLRPADANETAISWKSAIEREDGPSLLILTRQSLPTIDRTKYEDVSGAEKGAYILKKESADSPDLILMSTGSEVHLALEAAEKLEEDGTAVRVVSMPCIEIFKKQPQEYRNKILPPAVENRISIEAATTLGWHQWVGSKGIAMGLDRFGTSAPYEEAYEHLGLTVNSIIENAEKLLS; from the coding sequence ATGTCTACAACCAATACAATCGATCAAGCCTGTGCAAATACTATTCGCGGATTAGCTATGGATGCTGTTCAAGAAGCTAATTCCGGCCATCCCGGCATGCCAATGGGAATGGCAGATGTTGCGTATGTACTTTGGACCAAATTTTTAAAGCATAATCCCAAAAATCCAAATTGGTTTGATCGTGATCGATTTATTCTTTCTGCCGGTCATGGTTCCATGCTTCTTTATTCGCTGTTGCATCTTACCGGCTACGATCTGCCTCTTGATGAACTTAAGAATTTCCGGCAGTTAGGCAGTAAGACACCTGGTCATCCTGAGTTTGGTTTAACACCCGGTGTAGAAACAACTACCGGCCCTTTAGGACAAGGATTGGGAACAGGTGTGGGAATGGCGATTGCAGAAGAGTTTTTGGCTGAAACCTTCAACAAAGATCAATTTAATTTGATCGACCATTACACGTATGCAATTGTGAGTGACGGAGATCTGATGGAGGGAATTTCTCATGAATCAGCATCTTTGGCCGGACACTTAAAGCTAAGCAAGCTTATCTATCTGTACGATTCAAATAAGATATCGATTGAAGGTTCTACTGATTTGGCATTTACCGACAATACCAAACAACGTTTTGAGGCCTACGGTTGGGATGTTCAGGTGATTGATGGTCACGATCACACTCAAATTGAGGAAGCAATCAAAAAAGCTAAAAAAACTGATACCCCTTCGCTCATTGAATGTAAAAGTAAAATTGGATTTGGGAGTCCGAATAAAGAGGGAACTGCCGATTCGCACGGAGCACCACTTGGGGAAGATGAAATTAAAATTACCAAAGAAAAGCTGGGTTTAAATCCAGATGAAAAATTCCAGGTTTCTGATGACGTATATGAGCATATGAGCAAAGCTGTGGAAGCTGGTGCGAAACTGGAAAATAAATGGAATGATAAGCTCTCGGCTTATGAGAAAGATTTTCCGGATGAGAGTGAATTATTTAAGAATTTTGTAAGTCGAAAGACGCCTGATAATTGGGATGAAATACTTCCTGAATTTGATGCTGATGAAAATGGAATGGCAAGCAGAAAAGCATCTGGTGTTGTTTTAAACAGCATTGGTAAACATATTTTGAACTTATTAGGTGGTTCTGCCGATCTTGCCGGCAGTACCAAAACTGAGATGGAACATGTATCATCTTTTAGTGCTGAAAACAGGATGGGACGAAACTTTCACTATGGAGTTCGCGAACATGGTATGGCTGCTGCGCTAAATGGTATGGCTCTTCACGGAGGTATAATACCTTATGGAGGTACATTTCTTGTATTTTCAGATTATAATAAACCATCGATACGAATTGCAGCTATTTCAGAAATACCGTCTATTTTTGTGTTTACCCATGATAGTATTGGATTGGGAGAGGACGGCCCTACACACCAGCCTATTGAACATCTCGGGGCGCTTCGGGCTACCCCGAATGTACATCTGCTCAGACCTGCTGATGCAAATGAAACCGCCATCAGTTGGAAATCTGCTATTGAAAGAGAAGATGGGCCTTCACTTTTGATATTGACTCGTCAATCACTGCCAACAATTGACAGAACTAAATATGAAGATGTATCCGGTGCTGAAAAAGGTGCATACATTCTCAAAAAAGAGAGTGCAGATTCTCCGGATTTAATTCTTATGTCTACAGGATCAGAAGTTCACCTTGCTCTGGAAGCGGCTGAAAAATTGGAAGAAGATGGTACAGCAGTGAGAGTTGTAAGTATGCCATGTATTGAAATTTTTAAAAAACAACCTCAGGAATACAGGAACAAAATTTTACCACCAGCTGTAGAAAACCGAATCTCTATTGAAGCAGCGACTACATTAGGTTGGCACCAATGGGTTGGCAGTAAGGGAATTGCAATGGGCTTAGACAGGTTTGGAACCTCTGCACCGTATGAAGAGGCTTATGAACACCTTGGCTTAACTGTTAATTCTATTATTGAAAACGCAGAGAAATTACTCAGCTAA
- a CDS encoding sigma-70 family RNA polymerase sigma factor gives MKDRELVHLFRENDDQLAFKELMNRHQAKVYSYIFSMIKNRETANDIFQETFTKVITKMDDTYNEQGKWIAWVMRIAHNATIDHIRKQKRFVDVTSSYDKESKTDFYDRLPDEDSMAQDEKLELDESTSSLMKHISNLPEEQRTVVMLRHYYEMPFKEIADLTDVSINTALGRMRYALINLRKMFDEEHEKESNSV, from the coding sequence ATGAAAGATCGTGAATTAGTACATCTGTTCAGGGAAAATGATGATCAACTGGCATTTAAAGAGTTGATGAATCGCCATCAGGCAAAAGTGTATTCCTACATTTTTAGCATGATAAAAAATCGTGAAACGGCGAATGATATTTTCCAGGAAACGTTCACAAAGGTCATCACAAAAATGGATGATACGTACAATGAACAAGGAAAATGGATCGCCTGGGTTATGAGAATTGCTCATAATGCAACAATTGATCATATCAGAAAACAAAAACGATTTGTAGACGTTACATCCTCGTATGATAAAGAGTCGAAAACTGATTTTTACGACAGATTGCCAGATGAGGATTCTATGGCTCAGGATGAAAAACTTGAGCTGGATGAGTCAACGTCAAGTTTGATGAAGCATATATCGAATTTGCCCGAAGAACAACGAACGGTAGTGATGTTGCGACATTACTACGAAATGCCTTTTAAAGAGATAGCTGATTTGACAGATGTCTCAATTAATACGGCACTGGGCAGAATGAGATATGCTCTGATCAATCTTCGTAAAATGTTCGACGAGGAACATGAGAAGGAATCAAATAGTGTATGA
- a CDS encoding hotdog fold thioesterase: MSDSSKPSAETIVKHMLQHDAFSQWLGIELIDVKEGACTLKCTLTDKMLNGYKIAHGGIIFSLADSAIAFASASYGRLTVAIDHSISFTKKAVSGDALTVKAKALSMKFKTGVIHVDITNQHDELIAVIKGTVYRKSEEFNLQKI, encoded by the coding sequence ATGAGTGATTCCTCGAAACCATCTGCTGAGACGATTGTAAAACACATGCTGCAACATGATGCATTCAGCCAGTGGTTGGGCATTGAACTGATTGATGTTAAAGAAGGAGCATGCACTTTAAAATGCACTCTGACTGACAAAATGCTGAACGGTTACAAAATTGCTCATGGTGGTATCATTTTCTCACTGGCGGATAGCGCCATCGCTTTTGCATCTGCTTCGTATGGACGCCTGACAGTAGCTATTGATCATTCTATCTCGTTCACGAAAAAAGCTGTCTCTGGTGATGCTCTCACGGTAAAAGCCAAAGCACTATCAATGAAATTTAAAACCGGTGTTATACATGTGGATATCACAAATCAACACGATGAATTAATTGCAGTAATCAAGGGAACGGTTTATCGGAAAAGTGAAGAATTTAACCTTCAAAAAATATAG
- a CDS encoding DUF5683 domain-containing protein, with protein sequence MKWVNLFLVFFFITFNSYAQQSLLQPNYSLLENRLHQYSTQNFSQEDTTQSSEYPNPTSVLYKSLIIPGWGQVINNQIWKVPIIYGVFAGLGVYTSYVNGQYKDYRAAYYNTTQGEDSDLKFGPTPERLEGVNANQLQSNRNNLRNRRDLMFVIIGLAYGLNAIDAYIFAHMRNFDVSDDLSARATVQPTILAERSLGIQVKFSFLKK encoded by the coding sequence ATGAAATGGGTTAATCTTTTTCTTGTATTCTTTTTTATCACTTTCAATTCTTACGCTCAGCAATCGTTGCTGCAGCCGAATTACAGCCTGCTCGAAAACAGGCTGCATCAATATTCTACTCAGAATTTTTCGCAGGAAGACACAACACAATCCAGCGAATATCCAAATCCAACGTCAGTTTTGTACAAATCGCTGATTATTCCGGGATGGGGACAGGTCATAAACAATCAAATTTGGAAGGTACCCATTATCTATGGTGTATTTGCAGGGCTTGGAGTATACACATCTTATGTGAATGGACAGTATAAAGACTATCGTGCTGCCTATTACAACACAACCCAGGGGGAAGATAGTGATTTAAAATTCGGGCCGACTCCGGAACGTTTGGAAGGAGTAAATGCAAATCAACTTCAGTCAAACAGGAACAATTTGAGAAATCGGCGTGATTTGATGTTTGTCATTATAGGTCTTGCTTACGGATTAAATGCGATTGACGCTTATATTTTTGCTCATATGCGAAATTTTGATGTTTCGGATGATCTAAGTGCCAGAGCAACGGTTCAGCCAACAATTTTGGCTGAGAGAAGCCTGGGAATTCAGGTTAAATTTTCATTTTTAAAAAAATAG
- a CDS encoding TIGR00730 family Rossman fold protein, which yields MQKPKVFSNNIDADQFESESSRSLWSIFKIMGEFVDGYETLMRVGPCISIFGSARVKPGSEYYELAVKAAEAISDNGFGIITGGGPGVMEAANKGAFNSDGKSVGLGIELPKEQGVNRYVSPNYVINFKYFFVRKVMFVKYAQGFIVLPGGFGTLDELFETITLIQTEKIMKIPIVLIGKEYWQGLVEWIQEKLIENGYIHENDMDIFYLTDDVDDAVQHICDFYEDKEPEPNFSY from the coding sequence ATGCAGAAGCCAAAAGTTTTTTCCAATAATATTGATGCAGATCAGTTTGAATCGGAAAGCAGCCGAAGTTTATGGAGTATTTTTAAAATTATGGGTGAATTTGTAGACGGATATGAGACTCTAATGCGAGTGGGCCCCTGTATTTCAATATTTGGATCTGCACGTGTAAAACCGGGCTCAGAATATTACGAACTGGCCGTTAAAGCTGCTGAAGCTATTTCTGATAACGGGTTTGGAATAATCACTGGTGGCGGCCCCGGAGTTATGGAAGCGGCAAATAAAGGAGCTTTTAACAGCGACGGAAAATCTGTAGGACTTGGCATTGAATTGCCCAAAGAACAAGGCGTTAACCGGTATGTATCTCCCAATTATGTAATTAATTTCAAATATTTTTTTGTTCGAAAAGTGATGTTTGTAAAATATGCTCAGGGATTTATAGTTTTACCGGGTGGTTTTGGAACACTTGATGAGCTATTTGAAACAATTACGTTAATACAAACTGAGAAGATCATGAAAATCCCTATCGTTCTCATAGGTAAAGAGTATTGGCAGGGATTGGTTGAATGGATTCAGGAAAAGTTGATCGAAAATGGTTATATCCATGAAAATGATATGGATATTTTCTATTTAACGGATGATGTAGATGATGCAGTGCAACATATTTGTGATTTTTATGAGGATAAAGAGCCAGAACCAAACTTTTCATACTAA
- a CDS encoding PP2C family protein-serine/threonine phosphatase produces MNSKQLGKEFQSDSERIKQLYHDALQEQNPGLPAERIPVVQKFLSLLSSLTKRLNPVRRLVFGISVVSFVAHYVFSFVGLSGFLIHPLFLPLSFTGMLLILLIELLEKSDVQKELDFAREIQLSLLPPSNVKFNHLEMYSFAATAQEVGGDYVDIIESKTGTYILIADVSGKGMSAALYMVRIQALVHLLIKKMEPSPKELFMELNNYVKSNKRDKTFVTACAAFFPHGENHFNFARAGHNIPLVFSKKHDATFRLDTDGFALGMTSTNALGKKLQEKKFLFEPGDSLLLYTDGLVEARNDKNEEYGEERLDGILSIYGSLHAKTITQKIRSSIDLFIGDEKPIDDITFTTIHKNEPPKNLAE; encoded by the coding sequence ATGAACTCTAAGCAACTCGGTAAGGAGTTTCAATCCGATTCAGAACGAATAAAGCAGTTATATCACGATGCACTGCAGGAGCAAAATCCCGGTCTGCCAGCCGAACGAATACCTGTAGTGCAAAAATTTTTAAGCCTGCTCTCCTCCCTAACCAAACGTCTTAATCCGGTTCGAAGGCTTGTATTTGGCATTTCAGTTGTAAGTTTTGTTGCTCACTATGTTTTTTCTTTTGTGGGATTATCAGGTTTTCTCATTCACCCCCTTTTCCTGCCGCTTTCTTTTACGGGTATGCTATTAATTCTTCTGATTGAACTTCTTGAAAAATCTGACGTTCAAAAAGAACTCGATTTTGCCCGGGAAATTCAACTCAGTCTGTTACCTCCATCGAATGTAAAATTCAATCACCTTGAAATGTATTCCTTTGCAGCTACAGCTCAGGAAGTTGGCGGAGACTATGTAGATATTATTGAATCAAAAACAGGCACATATATTTTAATAGCTGATGTTTCTGGTAAAGGAATGAGCGCAGCTTTGTACATGGTTCGAATTCAGGCACTGGTTCATCTATTGATTAAAAAAATGGAGCCCAGTCCTAAGGAGTTGTTTATGGAGCTCAATAACTATGTGAAATCAAACAAAAGAGATAAGACATTTGTAACAGCTTGCGCCGCTTTTTTTCCCCATGGCGAAAATCATTTTAACTTTGCCCGTGCCGGACACAATATACCGCTTGTTTTCAGTAAAAAGCATGATGCCACCTTTCGGCTGGATACGGATGGTTTTGCTCTCGGTATGACCAGTACGAATGCACTTGGCAAAAAACTTCAGGAAAAGAAGTTTCTGTTTGAGCCCGGAGACAGCCTTCTTCTGTACACAGACGGACTTGTTGAGGCCCGAAATGATAAAAATGAAGAGTATGGCGAGGAACGCCTCGACGGCATTTTATCAATCTACGGATCACTGCATGCCAAGACGATTACTCAAAAAATTCGCTCTTCTATTGATCTGTTCATCGGGGATGAAAAACCGATCGATGATATCACTTTTACGACCATTCATAAGAATGAACCGCCTAAAAATTTAGCTGAGTAA
- a CDS encoding AAA family ATPase, which yields MGKIISIANQKGGVGKTTSAINLAASLAVIEHPTLIIDTDPQSNTTSGLGIESKNVSNSVYEVMVGGIDVEDAIRETELPYLDLVPSHINLVGAEIEMVDRNERERILLKAVEGIRDKYDFIIFDCPPSLGLLTINALTASNSVMIPVQCEYFALEGLGQLLNTIKIVRQHLNRELEIEGVLLTMYDTRTRLSNQVAEEVKRYFDDRVFSTIIARNIRLAEAPSFGKPAILYDASSTGAKNYLSLAREIINNNKKMFKSSPALSKS from the coding sequence ATGGGAAAAATCATATCAATTGCCAACCAAAAAGGCGGGGTTGGTAAAACAACTTCAGCAATCAATCTTGCTGCAAGCCTTGCTGTTATTGAGCATCCTACTCTGATTATAGATACCGATCCTCAAAGCAATACCACAAGCGGACTGGGTATTGAGTCTAAAAATGTATCAAATTCGGTATACGAAGTGATGGTAGGCGGTATAGACGTAGAGGATGCTATTCGCGAAACAGAATTACCCTATCTGGATCTTGTACCATCTCACATTAATCTTGTGGGTGCTGAAATTGAGATGGTTGACAGAAATGAAAGAGAGCGAATACTGCTGAAGGCAGTTGAAGGTATTCGGGACAAATATGACTTCATTATTTTTGATTGTCCACCCTCTCTGGGATTATTAACAATAAATGCACTTACCGCATCGAACTCTGTGATGATTCCCGTTCAGTGTGAGTATTTTGCTTTAGAGGGTTTAGGACAGCTATTAAACACTATTAAGATAGTCCGGCAACATCTGAATCGGGAGCTTGAAATTGAAGGCGTATTACTCACGATGTACGATACACGGACTCGTCTCTCAAATCAGGTAGCGGAGGAAGTAAAACGATATTTTGATGACAGGGTATTTTCAACAATTATTGCTCGAAATATACGTCTTGCAGAAGCTCCCAGTTTTGGGAAACCGGCTATTTTATATGATGCTTCCAGTACAGGTGCTAAAAATTATCTCTCATTAGCCCGGGAAATTATCAACAACAATAAAAAGATGTTTAAATCGAGTCCCGCGCTGTCTAAATCGTAA